Proteins encoded together in one Lathyrus oleraceus cultivar Zhongwan6 chromosome 5, CAAS_Psat_ZW6_1.0, whole genome shotgun sequence window:
- the LOC127082874 gene encoding uncharacterized protein LOC127082874: MLGSNMKPIWLLVIVVITSLCHYKNVKGEDCERDILGMNIECMYYMNIGLPEEPIPPNDRCCNVLKTANVPCVCNNGLSRKLPFYPNKTYADAISWKKVMYCFDKCGSPLPHGFHCDRFTVPPMSSYQLN; the protein is encoded by the exons TCGTTGTAATAACATCTCTATGCCATTACAAGAATGTGAAAGGAGAAGATTGTGAAAGAGATATTCTTGGCATGAATATTGAGTGCATGTATTACATGAACATAGGTTTGCCAGAAGAACCAATACCTCCTAATGATCGATGTTGCAATGTCCTTAAAACTGCTAATGTACCATGTGTTTGCAATAATGGTCTCAGTCGAAAATTGC CTTTTTATCCTAATAAGACATATGCCGATGCAATTAGCTGGAAAAAAGTGATGTACTGTTTCGACAAATGTGGCAGTCCTCTTCCTCATGGCTTTCATTGTGATA GATTCACGGTTCCTCCAATGTCCTCCTACCAATTAAATTAG